A region from the Mycobacterium heidelbergense genome encodes:
- the mtrA gene encoding two-component system response regulator MtrA, which yields MDSMRQRILVVDDDASLAEMLTIVLRGEGFDTAVIGDGTQALTAVRELRPDLVLLDLMLPGMNGIDVCRVLRADSGVPIVMLTAKTDTVDVVLGLESGADDYIMKPFKPKELVARVRARLRRNDDEPAEMLSIADVEIDVPAHKVTRNGEQISLTPLEFDLLVALARKPRQVFTRDVLLEQVWGYRHPADTRLVNVHVQRLRAKVEKDPENPTVVLTVRGVGYKAGPP from the coding sequence ATGGACTCCATGAGGCAAAGGATTCTGGTCGTCGACGACGACGCTTCGCTGGCCGAGATGCTCACCATCGTGCTGCGCGGGGAGGGCTTCGACACCGCAGTCATCGGCGACGGCACCCAGGCCCTGACCGCGGTGCGCGAGCTGCGTCCCGACCTGGTGCTGCTCGACCTGATGCTCCCGGGCATGAACGGCATCGACGTGTGCCGGGTGCTGCGCGCCGATTCCGGCGTGCCGATCGTGATGCTGACCGCCAAGACCGACACCGTCGACGTGGTGCTGGGCCTGGAGTCGGGCGCCGATGACTACATCATGAAGCCGTTCAAGCCCAAGGAGCTGGTCGCCCGGGTGCGGGCGCGGCTGCGGCGCAACGACGACGAGCCCGCCGAGATGCTCTCGATCGCCGACGTCGAGATCGACGTGCCGGCGCACAAGGTCACCCGCAACGGCGAGCAGATCTCCCTGACACCCCTCGAGTTCGACCTGCTGGTCGCGCTGGCACGCAAACCGCGCCAGGTGTTTACTCGTGATGTGCTGCTCGAACAGGTGTGGGGCTATCGGCACCCGGCGGACACCCGCCTGGTGAACGTGCACGTCCAGCGTCTGCGGGCCAAGGTCGAGAAAGACCCCGAGAACCCGACCGTGGTTCTGACCGTTCGAGGAGTGGGATACAAGGCCGGACCC
- a CDS encoding dTMP kinase — protein sequence MLIAIEGVDGAGKRTLTEGLRNAFEATGKSVATLTFPRYGQSVTADIAAEALHGEHGDLASSAYAMATLFALDRAGAVDEIERLQRDHDVVILDRYVASNAAYSAARLHQDAAGDATTWVHQLEYRRLRLPAPDWQILLNVPAELAGQRARSRAQSDPGRARDSYERDDGLQRRTGDVYAGLAAANWGGRWMVVDKDVDPSRLAASLTAR from the coding sequence GTGCTGATCGCGATCGAAGGGGTCGACGGCGCGGGCAAGCGGACGCTGACCGAAGGCCTGCGCAACGCCTTCGAGGCGACCGGGAAGTCGGTGGCCACGCTCACGTTCCCGCGGTACGGCCAGTCGGTGACCGCCGACATCGCGGCCGAGGCGCTGCACGGCGAGCACGGCGACCTGGCGTCGTCGGCGTACGCGATGGCCACGCTCTTCGCGCTCGACCGCGCCGGGGCGGTCGACGAGATCGAGCGGCTACAGCGCGACCACGACGTCGTGATCCTGGACCGCTACGTCGCCTCCAACGCGGCCTACAGCGCCGCCCGCCTGCACCAGGACGCGGCAGGGGACGCGACGACCTGGGTACATCAGCTCGAATACCGGCGGCTACGGCTGCCCGCGCCGGACTGGCAGATACTGCTGAACGTGCCCGCCGAGCTCGCCGGGCAGCGGGCGCGAAGCCGGGCGCAGAGCGATCCGGGCCGGGCGCGCGACAGCTACGAACGCGACGACGGGCTGCAGCGGCGCACCGGTGACGTGTACGCCGGGCTGGCCGCCGCGAACTGGGGCGGACGCTGGATGGTGGTCGACAAAGACGTCGATCCGAGCCGGCTGGCCGCCAGTTTGACCGCCAGATAG
- a CDS encoding RES family NAD+ phosphorylase, with the protein MRLTVFRHAAYDSPWWAFPSSRAGRFHRAKSDTVQYLGLHPLGPAAEMLRHHVGPNGNPDDVVLNLWTALVDVDDPTRVDFDDCARYGLTPDDLVGDDYAVTQALADAVRGSGATAMIVPSAALPGTHNLVLFGVRLLNPFLSTPVMSEEIPTGHLTDGARSPAEVAPHVRWFGAPHRAVEQWKATGDYDLFDDPIAARW; encoded by the coding sequence ATGAGGCTCACGGTCTTTCGGCACGCGGCGTACGACTCACCGTGGTGGGCATTCCCCAGCTCGCGCGCCGGCCGGTTCCACCGCGCCAAAAGCGACACGGTCCAGTACCTGGGTCTTCACCCGCTTGGCCCCGCCGCCGAGATGCTTCGCCACCACGTCGGCCCGAACGGTAATCCGGACGACGTTGTCCTGAATCTGTGGACGGCGCTCGTCGACGTGGATGACCCGACCCGGGTCGATTTCGACGACTGCGCGCGGTATGGGCTGACGCCCGACGACCTCGTCGGCGACGATTACGCCGTTACGCAAGCCTTGGCCGATGCCGTTCGGGGCAGCGGAGCCACCGCGATGATCGTGCCCTCGGCCGCGCTGCCGGGAACCCACAACCTGGTCCTGTTTGGCGTGCGGCTCCTCAATCCCTTCCTGAGCACACCGGTGATGTCTGAAGAGATCCCCACCGGGCACCTCACGGACGGCGCGCGTTCCCCCGCCGAGGTGGCCCCGCACGTCCGCTGGTTCGGCGCCCCGCACCGGGCGGTGGAGCAGTGGAAGGCCACCGGCGATTACGACCTGTTCGACGACCCGATCGCCGCGCGGTGGTAG